aaattaaaaattatctaacgGATAAGAGCATACAGTAAcagttgatataatataatattcataataatcataatatacatattttcgtCAATCATTATTGAGTAAAATAGTTTATGCTGAAACGGCCGCCAGGTGGATTATggcggaaaaataaaatattttgatttcatttgaCGTCGGACCTCGGACGCATTTGACTAAATTGTTCGGAAGTAATCGGACGACGGACACCACAATAATTACATTGcaggttattatttattgatgtttatcatattatattatagtctgacACTGACTGTTACCTCACATAatcatgaaaaattatttatttgttcagaAATATGCTtttaatgacaaaaaataaatagtgaacttttgaaaaaatcaatggtcatattcatattttctttgtaaaaattaattcaataaatgttCTGCAGTCAGGGACAGCCTCTCTTATTTCAATAAGTTGGGACTTTGAGTGTTCTTGCGGCACGTAGTATCTACTATGTCTATGTATCACATATTACAAacttagtataaaaaaaattcaacattttcaaatataaataataaatattgaaaaactacTTAAGAAGACTGAAATGGGTAGAGCATACATGGAGAAACCAGGGATCTGTCTTAATAAGGACAGTAATTGAAAATCGCAATCTGACAATAAAGCAACCTCTGGGAAGACTTTACATTAGATGTTaattcagaaaatatatttattgttggtaatttattgtgaccaaactaacaaacaaatatataactGAATTTGAAACTAAAAGAATTCAGTTAATTTATATGtgaatcaaaatgtattttattaaaaaactacttaatataaacagtaaaattgtacaatattgtatatgggAAAAAAGCTCTTTTTTCTAAATTCTGTTAAGACTTCTGAGTTGTATTTTCTTCTTGTTTTACAGATTTCAGATaaacaatcatattttaaagaGGGTAGAGAATTCCTTTAGCAACTTTAACTTTTTCTTCATTACCAAGCAATACTTCAACTAGAGTTAATCCAAATTCAACAGCTGTAGCAGGTCCACGACTGGTCACCAgatttccttaaaaaaaattaaattgttaaaaattaatcaacttagaaaataaaataatgaaaagttacataatagttttttttataaatacaaaacataacatcaaatatcaaacatattgtaaaataataaaataataatattcaatattttagaaaGAACATTTGTTTTGTTTCAAATGCACATCAATCAATAGATATAGCAATTTAattaactattcaaaaatattgatgaaTGGTATAGagatactatatacctatacattttataatgtgttTCTTTCTGTTATATgtcttaaaatatacataaaggGCTTTTTATGAAGGGGCATGGACAAAACTTcaggtaatttttaaaatatattactttctAGGAAACAAGATCACGCCTCATAATATAAGtcagttatgataatttttttttttttttttgaaagaggAGTGTTGTGTGAAAGTTGAAGTCCTTACAAAATTTcaggaaaattataaattgtcccATTGTTctataaattcaattataattttcatgtaAGTTACAGATCTGTAAAACTTCCCCTATATggctcaataatattttataatctccTCTTCCATAAAGTAAAGTCCTGAGTATGCCACTAAAAGAGAAACACTTTATTCAGGTGTACGGgtatcacatttttaaatttactttatataGAGCCaggaaaatacatttcaaaatactcAACAATTTGTGATTAATTAGCTATTTATATCTTCTAAAAATAAGAATCTAATGcaatctatataaattattcatttacgAATATAAGAAAAGTTACTGAAGTCTAATTATTTCACGTTGTATAGTTTTCCTGTGAGGCTagttttttactaaaaacaaaatgcaTTGGATCAGACACCTTAAAGAATGGTTTTTTCTATACCGATCAAAAGTagttttaactaataatttatcaaatatctgattatataactaattaataacaatatgtcgTACTGGACATAGAGAGcattaattaatacctaattattgatatattttcagGTAAGTATtcataattcttaaaaatttaatgttttgaaaattaataaaattatcacaacatttatactttataaattttatagattgaaaaattatttgataacagTACTacaaagttaaacattttatcagCACTTCTCATTTCTGTAACAACTGAGGAATTAAGACTACGCAACTATCTGGTATATTCCTATGATAGTTGATAAAGATTTGGCCATTGATTGTGTTTAAAGCATTATGTTGTATaagaatatcaaaaatttaaaaccaaacatTTTGTTACTTTATATTAGTTTGGcgaataaatgataatttactaaaaataattcactattaaaattccatttttatgAGAGGGCTGGCATTAAACTAAACAATTATAAGGctgaatgaaatattttaattttaccatcAACTACTGTACTATCTTCTTTGTATTGGTAAAAACCCTCAATGTCACTCTTCACAGTTGGATAAGATGTCAATGATTTTCCTTTAGCGATTCCATGTTTGAATAACACAAATGGGGCTGTAAATgttatggttattacttattagtaatttattatacacataatgataatatgtacagaagtatcaaatataatttttagtattttttagaCCCTTACCGGCACAAATAGCAGCTATGACTTTACCAGATTTTTCATGTTCAAGCAAAATTTGTCCAACTACATCAgcctgaaaatataaaatgtaaattaataaaaatgttttagaatACTCAGTATTTTACATCACTGACTACAGAGATACAAATTTCCTTGatgcctatattatgtactataatatagaaaatgtcTATGAAATAAAGATAGAAATGGTCTCTTTCAAGTcctgtaatttttaatattaaaaccacTTAGAAAATATGATTAAGGCTGTGGAAAGATAACAATTTTTAAGGGATATTCTATATCCATCATGAGTTATGTGTGACTGTGTGTGTAGTTACTGATCATTAGTGTTCTTGTATTCCCCAAAcgttttatgtaattaaagataaactTACAGCTGAGATTCTTGAAAATCGATATTGTACATCTACATACACATGCGCAGTCACACATCACTAAGTTTTGGgatcaaaaaaatttcaacatgagtcacaaaaaaaggaaaaaaattcaCCCTGTACCAAAAgcccaattttaattttgacaacatatttgaattccttATTCTTTTTTCTAGGTTATGTAGTAAagggttttcaaatttttgtatTGTTGAATTAGTATAGtagtaccaactaaattttctttttttttcaaaattcatctTCATTTAGTGttccttagaaaaaaaaaaatcgaaaatccattttctatataacttagaaaaaagaataaataattcaaatatttttaattaaaatcggGCTTTTGGTATTAGGTAAATTTTTCTTCTGCTAATTGGTCTAAATGCACGAAAAAACAACCCGCCTTAATGCTTTTACCGGCTTTTAGTACCTTAATATAACGTACACTTATAAGATAGTAAATATTTCTAACAGTACAATTTTATTGCGTTAACTAATGTTGcctcagttatttttttaataagaattaatattttaattagattaaaaccactagaaaaatataaactaaaaacttACTGAAGATATAACCTTGTACGATGGACCACCGGGTATAACAACAGCatcaaatttgttattttttacatcaCTCAACTTCGCATCAGTTTTAATCAGTAGGTTCGATTTAGTCTTAACATATTCAGAATCAGCTAAATCAGCAATTGTAACAGTCACCTTTAtaacaagaaaaatatattatacataagaacaatttattaaaaaaaagattacaTTATGTTGTAATATTGGCTTCCATGACCTAGTTTTAGGTTTCAGGGGGGTTCATAATTTTTAGACAAtttcgatgattttttttttgtaattttgctgtataaaattgtttagaaatacagCTTGAGGGGGAGCGCCTCCTAGGCCCCCTCTGTGGCTAGGCAATGTCAGTCAGTCATGgcaagtttttttataactttataggtatatatagatgTTTCATAGAACcaacttatatataaatttacaaacaaaaaatttgaaatttttcaaaatagctATTAATCACAAATTGTTCATTTGTTcattcacaaattaaaaataaaataaataatttttataactagcaaacgttttaaattattgaaggaATATTACATTAGCACGGCGTAGGATGTCCACAGGTGCCACTAATTCAAGCTCTTCGCTGCCTTCTGCTACAATGAATAAAGCAGTTTTTGTAGCCATTTCTATGCAAGTATTTGAGGAgtattttgaattgaaaaaattgcTCTGTTGGACGTCGAGCGCAAATAAAGGTTTGTGAAATTTGATTGAGCTGTAAACAGAACAATATGGTTTAGCAAATACAAGCAGTTTATGGAGCATCTGAAAacctctataattattaattaatgaaacaaaCAGATAAAATCTGAAATACTCAGAAAAAGttaatgcaataatttatacttGAGGGTTATCTGCGATAGTTGCAGCGCTGCTGTAAACTTAGTATTCTTGTCTATGGCTACAATGTTCTACTGCTTAAGTACTACGTGCTCAAGTGCTCAACTGCTATCGAAGaactttcaaatttcaatttttcattcCGATTTATTATCAATGGTCACCCTACATATCTACTGCCATCTATTGGTGATTTAATTTTAGATCATTTCTGACTTCTGAGCCTGGATTTCTAATCGTTTGTTTAAATCATAGACCATAGTGACTAATTTAAATCTgagttatttttaacaaataacgatattataaaatacttgatTTGATTTGATTAAAGTTTAAGAAAAGTAAAgtagttaacataatattattataatattatgatgtgtaaGCACAATCGATTTTAGCACTTTCAGTGCTATCGGGTGTATCGTAGACTAACTATCGATATTATTACTGGACAACCggtagaaaatagaaataactCAATAATAGACCATTTGAaagtaatatcaatatttgacCGTTCGACCGTTCGAGAAAGGgtttgtaaaaaacaaaaacattcgATTTGCACCAACTTCCTCGTGGGAATTTATTCTGTTGCGTTAAGTACGAAGACGAGTGTCCAAAGATTTCGCGATTGTCCGTCACGGTTTGTCAAGGgcaaatgataagaaaaataaatcgaTTATAAACTTTCGTCCCGTTTAGAATTTAGGTTTAGCCGACAGCAGTTGAGTACTTCAATCTTCTTCATTTGTTGACTTCACAGTTCACTGACTTGTTGTCTCTTCACTCGCCTTTCGAGTACCTCGTTTACTCGcattcaacatttttgaataataattggaTCGTTTCTCATACAACTAACAATGGCACTTAACAAATTAAGCATCAAGAGTTTAGAAGTCGCAAACAAACGGGTTTTGATcaggtaaatataatttgttaggtatattcaatatctatgtaggtaggtacttgttcTTTGATGTTGAATACAAGTCGACTTTTGGAGTCATAGTGTGAAACCATGCCTTATGCCTGATATTATCGAGTTTTGATATTAAAGGTCAAATACCTAATGcacatctattatattatttcttataatttgttattgtttaattgAAATTAGAATCCTTTTATTCCTCAGTTTGTTTCTAGATGTCGCTCACTCTAACATAAAATTATGGTagactacttaaaaaaaattatacaataatataacattatagttaaattattatttatttctcatAAGGCTATTACATATTagtgttgaaaattaaaaacaatatacccGCATAGGTCGAAGTCTGGTCTGGGTAACCTtactatataaatgtttaacctAACCAAATATGGATGTAACACGTTGGTGTTTATCTACCtccaaattataaatgttaatacttattaaatatcgACCTAGCTAATCCAAATCTATGAAAATTTTCAGTAGACGGTATTTTTAGCTTTTAGTAACAATAATTGCATTTGTTATcagtatagttaatttttattttaagatttatctTTGTGGTATTGCTATCTCCAATCTCCCTAAATATAACttgatttagtatttttataatgtgaaaatttgttgaataatagttattgtatcaagtaatttacctaaatatttattttaaaaaaaaaaaatttaaagaattataaatataatacatacaatttaaaggtagttgttattttttatgttatagtatttaataaaatactgaaaataccCTAATTGTTTATTCTGTGTTTTAAAAATGGGTATGGCTGAGCATGAGGTTGTTTCTAGAAATCATGTAATCACATTTTGATGAAACCAAATTTTGCAAACTTATTTGataatagttttgttttatttataataatgtgcattattctgtaggtacctaatttataataattaccaataaTTGTTTAGTTTCAAACATTTAgaactaataattattcattaggtACTgtgtgaacattttatacaagtaGTTACTaattagtgttttaaaaaaaataatacctgtttatattcataataaattcaaaGTATCAATGCCAAAGCCCcattccaatattataaaatattgcaaatttcaatcaaattgcatatttaaatctgtcaatacttaaataatcatactaaattattaaattacttttttggtaaatgattaaaattatcccacttgtatttgcaattagtgattttttaataaatttaataacatataaacaAACCATGAAGCTGGTTTTACATGTAGCAAATGTATGTaagaaatgtgtttatttttaagcaaactCATCGCCTTTATGTTGCAAACATTCATTACATATTGATCCACCTTTAACGTTTATTTGGTATTTggatttggtatattattatgtatgttacaTAGTGAAATGTAACTAATTGGATATCTTAATTCCTTAAgacttataattatacattattataaattataatcattaagtaAAAATCTCCAAAATATAATTAGGTTAGTATTCAGAGGATGCCACACCCATATGTATTGTCTAAATCTTACAAACATACCAAATTTGTGTTTAGCAGTGGGTAATTCCAATATAAGAGTGAATTGACATATGATCAAACTTACAACTAAGAACATTATTCGTGTttttcatggtttttttttacaatatttaaatttttaagcaagtattttaaaaatatcataaaatatacagataatgttcttacttttaagcttgataataggtcaattcactctattaTTAAAggtaattagttattacacaaaattaaaacttatgaacttaaatttgttatgctgtacatttgtaagactgaaacatcacataggtacctataacttatagttTTTAAGGCTTTTAATAGAAGatacctacctagtaataataatttttattttataatttcagagTTGATTTTAATGTTCCATTGAAGGATGGAAAAATTACCAACAACCAACGTATTGTTGCTGCATTAGACAGCATCAATTATGTCCTTGAAAATGGTGCTAAATCTTTAGTTCTCATGTCCCATCTTGGACGTCCAGATGGATTACCAAATTCTAAGTACTCTATGAAACCAGTTGCCGAGGAGCTTCAGAAACTCCTTAATAAGTAAACCattgtctttattttattatagtgtttttataaaacaaatatctaCCAACATTAAAAATGAGCTATAAAGTcagtgttatatattttatttaactactaTCATTTTTAACAGATGGTTAaatactcaaaataaaatattaaacttttaaaaatatattatataacataacacGAGGTACGAAAAATCCTCAAATAAcactggtacctatatattacctatattacttagataaatataaatatgggatataatagttatatgttataacttatagtaaaTCCTTATAAAATTGTGTTGTCTTTAACTCTTAATTTTCCTTCATTCCTTATAGAAACAAATCCTTATCCTCAATTATGAAAGATTGTTTTGATCAAATAAAtgaaagtaaaaagtaaatagttatttattaattatattttttaaataactacacattatacgtattattttagaaatgttACATTTTTGGCTGACTGTGTTGGTTCAGAAGTAGAAAAGGCTTGTGCAGATCCAGCTCCTggttcaatttttcttttagagAATCTTCGATTCCATATTGAAGAAGAAGGAAAAGGTGTAAATGCTGCTGGGGAAAAAACTAAGGCTGACAAAGAAGATGTGAAAAAATTCAGAGAGTCATTACAGAAATTGGGAGATGTGTATGTCAATGATGCTTTTGGTACTGCACACAGAGCTCACAGTTCTATGATGGGTGAAGGTTTTGAAAAGCGTGCTGCCGGAATCTTGTTGAACAAAGAGCTCACTTATTTCGCTAAGGCTTTGGATAATCCTGAaaggtattaaattaaatgtttcttCCCGctaccaatatataattttaaattaaattaatgtaaatagttGTACATGTACTGatctaaataattgtattgtaaaactatttaCCATtcgatacaaaatatttacaaacaaacttatcatttaatcaattaaattttaataggttttcataattattaatttatataatattatatgtttacatCATTCGGATATAAAGAGTAGGTTATGTTGTTTTTTCAAtagatatgtattttattattataacttaattttcaaattaaaaataattactatgttatcatttaaatgtttatattttttcacataatctaatggtttcaatatttttattttgattctcatatattatacattatacatatttataaatcatgatATAAACACATTTGAGATGATCAATTTAGGtttgcatataaaaataatttgtaaaacattctaaataataatttaaaaagtatattgatgttattacttattgttaatatttattttggactTAAATGTAGTTTAATGGATAAACTAAATTGTTTGatgtaattcataataaaattaatttatatgtttgttATAGGCCTTTCTTAGCTATCTTGGGAGGAGCTAAAGTTGCTGATAAGATTCAACTCATTGAAAATCTTTTAGATAAAGTTGATGAAATGATTATTGGAGGAGGTATGGCTTATACTTTCTTGAAAGAGTCAAAAGGCATGAAagtaagtttaataaataatacaaattaagtaTTAAAGATATCTTATAgtgataatttcaaaatttattttagattggcGATTCTTTATACGATGAAGCTGGAGCAAAAATTGTTggaaaattattagaaaaagcTACTGCTCGTAATGTTAAAATTCACTTGCCAGTTGATTTTGTCACTGCTGATAAATTTGATGAAAATGCTAATACTAGCTCTGCAACTGTTGAAGAAGGAGTTCCTGATGGTTGGATGGGTTTGGACTGCGGACCAGAATCTAGGAAATTGTTTTCTGAACCAATTGCTCGTGCTAAGGTCATTGTATGGAATGGGTAAGGAATTAACGATTTAGTAAAAggttacattttaagttaacaaactgattaataattatttacatttttgtatttgcatttaataaaaaaatataataatgatcatCGGTTTTtgtacatgaatataatatatatataaattaatttttttttaggccTGCTGGTGTCTTTGAGTTTGATAAATTTGCCTTTGGCACTAAAGCCTTAATGGATGATGTTGTTAAGGCAACTAAAAATGGAACTGTCACTATAATTGGTGGTGGTGATACTGCTACATGTGCAGCTAAATGGGGTACAGAGAGTCAAATAAGCCATGTGAGCACAGGTGGTGGTGCAAGTCTTGAACTACTTGAAGGTAAGTTTTGTCAAACATATTAGAAATATACAAAACTGGATATAATAtgcctatttatatttttaagtattaactattattataagtataaaatacataagtcaagtttttacttttttaattaacaaccTGTAAGTTTAATTTCTTGTTccagagtaaaatattttttctgcgaattttgatatataaaaattgaattatgaatatgaaattaaaaatatatatactattattcaaagtcaaaaatcataacaaaaaagtttaaagtaacttttccattaaaaattgttgttttgttatgatttcaaattatgtagtaaaaatattttcataaacttcaatgttttccaaaataatgagtgtttaaggttaacattaaaaaattaaagaagcattatgcgtataataatttgatctaaatttattttaaaaaatgtttttattttttttaggaaaagtCTTACCAGGAGTTGCAGCTTTGACTGATGCATAATTGTCTAAAATATACCAAGtgtgttaaatatttacaatacaatatgtggtttatttatttttatttgtttattttatattcacctTTAGTTgtccaatttattattgtgtgtaaattttaattttaaaaattcaaattactgttgtttaatatgttatgttattcattattatttacttttcatagattgaatatttattgttttgatacaataaatacaaaaaatttacctagttattttatatgacTGCTAAATTGATTAGTAGATATgtaaaaggttaggttagtacctgctttataaataaactatacactaaaaattatttttatttctattttatactatacatacgtCTATACAGCTATATAGTAGTCAagcaataaaataatggaaTCTTGACATCTAGTACATACGTTACAGGATTTTGGTTGTATCGAATCAGACAGTGGTACAGtagacaaaatttaaaatatattaaagattcaacattttaacatttaactcaaataatataataaattcaatataatcatataatcaattattaaaatatcttacgTATCAGTCATCAACACAGAACACTGCACTTTCAAAAAAATTTGGtgattttatttctaattattgaattataaattagattatttattCCTTATCAGTGACATAGCCAGGAtttttttcggggggggggggggggggggggctgatcAACTTTTACACTTAAACACATTAAATACGTACTAGCACAGATAGATAGCTGAAAAGTGTTAGTACTTATAgtacaatttttgaatattttaaatataatttaatactgagCGACTATCATAGaccattaaaatcattttttaattttcttaacatTTCAGGGGGGGAAGGGGCTGCAGCCCCtctcctggctacgccactgttccgtatagtattaatatttgcatgagttacataaaatatttttaggcaTATATTGcttcatattataatcgtagGTAACATCTCCACATTCAACTTGAATTGTgtaaactaaacaatttttgtttacacataaaaaaatgttagcatGGATTAAGATGATCAATTAAGGTATATGGTTGATATAAGTTACTGGAAAaacggaaaatattttatatttcctttataactattaactaactacttaaatattaaataatttttattaattcgaaaaaaattaattgccgcCACCGGAAAATATCATGGAATAAgctgtaaaataaacaaaacacgCTTGACACTGAtcattgataagtgataacagaTTATTTCTTGATAGGCGGTGATAGACGTAGTACGTGTTTCCTAACTTCTGTTCAAActtaaaactgtaatataaagagaaaaaaaaacttttttagtttgtttgttTTACGTTGTCTGTGGTGTGCAGACTCTAGTCAAATTCCAAACTTCATTAATTTTGTGTTATGATCAGCTGTTAATTGTAAGTCagttttagtataataaattaatggacCAACTTTAGTTAGATGTTtgttgtagcctgtaggtatttAGGTAACATGTTTCTTAATTTCTTTCAAAAGAATTGGACTAATCGGCGATAGCGAGTCGTTTATCTTCTTGTTATACTTaggttttaattgtttttttgtgtgttttcagtgctttgaaatattgaataaacatacatattaatcATGTCAGAGAGCGTAGAAGTTCAAATTGAAGACCAGGAATTCCAATTGGAACCTGACAATGAACTTAGATttgaagttgaaaataaaaatgaaacagttGTGTTAGAAGTAAGTACCTCTTATAGTctgcatataaaatatgtttattactcATTGTTAAATTGGCATGTCAATGTCAGTAACATCTGATACAACATTTTAATGTGATGGTAGGTAGTAATGTAAATAAAGTTGGACACAAGTACacagatttatatattattaatttaaaattataatatcttctatattattattatgttagtttaatagtatggtatattattatcagtgaatattttaagaaattatcacTGGgcgacattaaaaaaatttcacacTGACTAtcaaaatcaacatattatgagcttataaaaaacttttcagtattaaatattatagtaaacattACCTATTTTTTCCGTGTTATTTAGTAACTAATgtcttaactttaatttattttattgtcacatTAAGTtaagtgaaataattatttagctaATAGCTTGTAGGAACAAggactaaaaaaaatcaaattaatcaaTTTGTAGATATTTGTCGGGACGACTGACGACTAGATGAAACATGTCGCATTTTCGCGTGCCGCGTGAAATAAATTGCTTTTTTGCATTGTATTATTCTATGGATAGGTATGGGCTACGTACGCTACGGTGGATGGTCACATCATGGATTCTTCATcctcaataataatttgtcaaacGAAATGGTATacgtcataaataaataacaaaattaaacataataaataagcaataaataaaattatatattaattatttcaaacagcaaaatgtttacaaaaagtCATTGTCGcccagttataaaatatatcatatactggGTGACAAAAAAATTTCTCTGGGGGACAGAAATGTgaatatattagttaaaatatccactgattattataataataatacaattaaacaattgaaggattaataataactttaatagttTTCGAATAATCTcagtattgttaaataatatta
The Metopolophium dirhodum isolate CAU chromosome 7, ASM1992520v1, whole genome shotgun sequence DNA segment above includes these coding regions:
- the LOC132948748 gene encoding protein dj-1beta-like isoform X1; translation: MLHKLLVFAKPYCSVYSSIKFHKPLFALDVQQSNFFNSKYSSNTCIEMATKTALFIVAEGSEELELVAPVDILRRANVTVTIADLADSEYVKTKSNLLIKTDAKLSDVKNNKFDAVVIPGGPSYKVISSADVVGQILLEHEKSGKVIAAICAAPFVLFKHGIAKGKSLTSYPTVKSDIEGFYQYKEDSTVVDGNLVTSRGPATAVEFGLTLVEVLLGNEEKVKVAKGILYPL
- the LOC132948747 gene encoding probable phosphoglycerate kinase, with amino-acid sequence MALNKLSIKSLEVANKRVLIRVDFNVPLKDGKITNNQRIVAALDSINYVLENGAKSLVLMSHLGRPDGLPNSKYSMKPVAEELQKLLNKNVTFLADCVGSEVEKACADPAPGSIFLLENLRFHIEEEGKGVNAAGEKTKADKEDVKKFRESLQKLGDVYVNDAFGTAHRAHSSMMGEGFEKRAAGILLNKELTYFAKALDNPERPFLAILGGAKVADKIQLIENLLDKVDEMIIGGGMAYTFLKESKGMKIGDSLYDEAGAKIVGKLLEKATARNVKIHLPVDFVTADKFDENANTSSATVEEGVPDGWMGLDCGPESRKLFSEPIARAKVIVWNGPAGVFEFDKFAFGTKALMDDVVKATKNGTVTIIGGGDTATCAAKWGTESQISHVSTGGGASLELLEGKVLPGVAALTDA
- the LOC132948748 gene encoding protein dj-1beta-like isoform X2; the encoded protein is MATKTALFIVAEGSEELELVAPVDILRRANVTVTIADLADSEYVKTKSNLLIKTDAKLSDVKNNKFDAVVIPGGPSYKVISSADVVGQILLEHEKSGKVIAAICAAPFVLFKHGIAKGKSLTSYPTVKSDIEGFYQYKEDSTVVDGNLVTSRGPATAVEFGLTLVEVLLGNEEKVKVAKGILYPL